From Cucumis melo cultivar AY chromosome 1, USDA_Cmelo_AY_1.0, whole genome shotgun sequence, a single genomic window includes:
- the LOC103490125 gene encoding uncharacterized protein LOC103490125: protein MGDSNREALINRKSSVFKRSVSHAHDELHSFRSYLRWMCVDQSDIWTAGLSWSMFFLFAIIVPATSHFLLACSSCDSNHARPFDRVVQLSLSSVATVSFLCLSSFIRRYGLRRFLFFDKLCDESETVRRGYTIKLNRSLRVLSTFVIPCFAAESAYKIWWYASGASQIPFLGNVIVSDVVACCMELLSWLYRTTVIFLVCILFRLICDLQILRLQDFATVFQVDSDVASVLSEHLRIRRHLRIISHRYRVFILGSLVLVTGSQFTSLLITTKSSSNLNIYIAGELALCSMTLLTSLMILLRSATKITHKAQSVTALAAKWHVCATLDSFDVTDGETPMASTIHQAFPTHHGVGEESEGDEGCDEDDLDNTKLIPAYAYSTISFQKRQALVTYFENNRAGITIYGFTLDRTTLHTIFGIELSLVLWLLGKTIGFS from the exons ATGGGAGATAGTAACAGAGAAGCGTTGATTAACAGAAAATCAAGCGTATTCAAGCGCTCGGTCTCTCACGCTCACGATGAATTACATAGTTTCAGATCTTACCTTCGGTGGATGTGCGTCGATCAATCCGACATTTGGACGGCCGGATTATCATGGTCGATGTTCTTTCTTTTCGCTATAATCGTTCCAGCAACCTCTCATTTCCTTCTGGCTTGTTCTTCTTGTGATAGCAATCACGCTAGACCATTCGATCGCGTTGTTCAATTGTCGCTCAGTAGTGTTGCAACGGTTTCTTTTCTCTGCCTTTCCAGTTTCATTCGGAGATATGGACTTAGGAGATTCTTGTTCTTCGACAAACTCTGCGATGAAAGCGAAACTGTGAGAAGAGGATATACGATCAAGCTCAAT AGATCACTAAGAGTACTGTCAACATTCGTGATCCCATGCTTCGCAGCGGAGAGCGCATACAAAATCTGGTGGTACGCATCGGGCGCCTCACAAATCCCCTTCTTGGGTAATGTCATAGTGAGCGATGTAGTAGCTTGTTGCATGGAGCTTCTCTCCTGGCTTTACAGAACCACCGTCATATTCCTCGTCTGTATCCTCTTTCGTCTCATCTGTGACCTCCAAATCCTCCGCCTCCAGGACTTTGCCACCGTCTTCCAGGTCGATTCCGACGTCGCCTCCGTCCTCTCTGAGCATTTGAGGATCAGACGACATCTCCGAATCATCAGCCACCGTTACCGCGTCTTCATATTGGGATCCCTCGTCCTCGTCACCGGTAGCCAGTTCACTTCCCTTCTAATTACTACTAAATCCTCTTCCAACCTCAATATCTACATCGCCGGTGAACTTGCG TTATGCTCAATGACACTTCTTACCAGCCTTATGATACTATTACGAAGTGCTACAAAAATAACCCATAAAGCGCAATCAGTGACCGCACTTGCTGCCAAGTGGCATGTGTGTGCCACGTTGGATTCTTTCGACGTCACGGACGGCGAGACGCCTATGGCATCCACCATTCACCAGGCTTTTCCAACGCACCACGGCGTGGGAGAAGAGTCAGAAGGCGACGAAGGTTGCGACGAAGATGATTTGGACAACACCAAGTTGATCCCAGCATACGCTTACAGCACAATCTCATTCCAAAAGAGACAAGCATTAG TGACGTATTTCGAGAATAACAGAGCTGGAATAACGATATACGGGTTTACACTGGATAGGACTACACTCCACACCATCTTTGGAATTGAATTATCCTTGGTTCTTTGGCTCCTTGGCAAAACCATCGGCTTTTCTTAA